The DNA window GTGCTCAATCAACCAATATCCTCTTCAATATAACCGAAGATTTGGATGTAGATACCTCATCTGTCGAGAATGGTGATACAGATGCCACAGAGGAGGCCAATGTTACTCAGACATCCCATACAGTAAATGACGGTAATGTACCTCTCATGAAAGCCAATTATGAGGCAGGTGAGCTTCCCACCTATGCAGGCTCTAGATGGTCTCTGAGGAAAAGAAAGGCCATCCAAAAGATGCCATATAGTCTCGAAAGGATAAAACATAGGCAATTACTGGAAGGATTCGATGTATCTTCGTTTGATTTTGTATCCAACCAAGTAAATTTACCAGATAGGATATATACAGCCGCCAATGATGCTGCTCCAGTGACAGAGGCGACGCTCAATGGCGACCTACAGTGGGAAACCGCAGATGAGCAGAGCAGCTCGTCATTCGAGGAAGGCCAAAAATTGCATGACACTGAAACTTTGCCAGAATATAGGCGATCTTCAAGTATACGGCAACATGAGGTAACAGAGCAAGCTAGTGGAGAGTCCGACCAAAATTTGACCTCAGAAGACGAagttgaattgaatgaagtGGTGTTTCGAGGTAGAAAAATTAACGTTAAAACAGGATACAGAGGAATATTGCCCAAAATGGCCTGGAAAAGAGAACTGAAAAGAGGTAAGAGTAAAAATAGCGGGCAGTCACTTCGAAATCATGAAGTTACTGGAAAAAAGGGTATTGCAGTTAGGAAAACGGTGAAAACCGTCTTAACAAACCAAGATGACGATCTAATGAATGACATCGTCGCTGATGGAAATTATAACAGTAGCATTGAATACGATCCAGCAGATTTCTATCTAAAGAGAGATcaaaaagattatttgCATGACAACGATACAATCAATGAGGTTAATCGTTATTATCAagataaatataatgataAATACTTACTGCTGGATTCTTCAGACGAAGAAGTTTTGGAAGTGCAACCAGTTATTGCCACGAATAAAGGTTCTGTTAATGACGAAGCAGGGCTAAGCTTGATGCATTCAAGGACGAAAAATGCTCTTTCAGACCTTGTAGAGATAATGTCAGATGATAACCTCCTTGAAGCACCAGAATCTGATCGACAAACTTATCTCATTGAGTCTGGTGAGTACAACAGAGGTGAAATTGACCCCGGTTTAGCTCATCGAAAAACTAGGAACAAGAGAAGGCATAATAATGGGAGAACCTCTACTATAGACAATTACTTCCATACTAAGGATAGACCTATTCGCTTgacaaaaatatcaataagGAATACGTCAAATAAACCGAGAATCACAAGATATACTCCACAAACTGTCCATAGGAAGGCTAGTAGAACTTCTGAGGGCGAGATAAATAGTAGAAAAGGCCAGAGTTTAGGACttaacttttcaaaaaaatcatctGATGAGAACACCAAGAAGATAAAGAGTAAAAGAAGGTCAGACATGACCATAAAAAATCCAATCTTCACGACCGTGGTAGAAGCCCTAGGTGACAAAATAATCACAATGCATCAAAAAGCTTCCAAAGTTAGTTCTGAATTTGATCATATCCctgaagataaaattacATATGTCGATTACAAGCTACCTGCCTTGGAAGCATTTTATTCCAATAACGCGATTGATCCTCCAAATTTATCCAGAATATTGATATCCGGTAAAAGCTACACGCTTTCGCGTTTCAACTCTCTAGAGACAATCAATActatcaatcaaatttatgACGCTATTATCGAAGTGGGTGCTTCTGAAAAGGAGCTAATTGATTCATGCAAAACTATGAGTACTTTCATCTTACATTTAAACTTACCAACTTTGTATGAAGCCACTGCCGAATTCCATAAAAAGTTCTACATAAAGGTAAACAAGATGCGAAAGAAAACTAAATCAATCTTTTTCTATGAGTTGTCTAGTTGCCAATGGCTGCTGCtgcaaatatcaaaatttacTAACATTTCCaactcaaaaaaattacatatTGAGACAGAGATTTTGCATAATATAGTGcactttttcaaagcaCTTTCTCgttttgatgaagatgctTTAcaaaaagatgatgaatgcttttttgaaagttataatattttagCTACAGTTGTAGATATTCTGGGGAAGAAAGATGATTTATGGGACTTGCTGGAAGAACAAAAGTTCTCACCACAGCTTTCATTTATAATTTGCAATATATTTCCTACAAAGCAAGAAAGATGGGGTATTTTAGAGGTGAAGGAAAAGTATACTGATTTTGTACAATCTTTTAGATTTACAAAATACTGTATTAGTTCTTGTCATTGGCCGATCACCGATGATATTCTCTTATTGTATGATCGCATCTTTAAGAAGCGTAGATTTAATGATTTCCCTGAGGAACACGTATTTTCTAAAAGAAACTATGTAGTGTCCTCTCTGGAGGCATCTATCCCAAATGGTACAATGTTTAATAAGTATCTAACGCTTTTGACAGTTTCAAACATCTCCCAATCAATGCTGGAGAGACTAATCCCTATAAGTGACATTTCAAAAGAGGACACAGCACCAACTCTGATTAATAGAATGAATCTGATTCTAATATTAGCCAGTAGGTCAAACACCAACTTGGAGAAGCGGTTCGAAAAAATAGCCAATGAATTATTGACGGTGAGCTATGCAAAATCAcatgaattgaaaaaccAGAAAAGATTATACGAAGCTTTCCTGAACGGTATCATATTTCTTTTAGAAAACAATAGTTCCAAAAATCTACCTTTAAGAGTCAGGTATCTTTCTCTCATCTATAAGAACTTCATTCATAACAAACCAGAGATAGAATTGGTTTGGTCTGACTTTCTAAAAAAACTGTCTGGATCTTTATTATTAGCGAAGAAACACAGagtaaatattttgagagACTTATACCCGAACTTAGTTTTGATGGTTCAAAGAGATACAGTTGACAAAGACGCTTTCATGTTAATGGGGATGtatatcaaatatcttGACGCTTTCAAAGCAGCCTGGATCCAAAATTCGTTGCTTCCACTAATAAAGAACAAAGCAAACACCTCCATTGATTGGGTTCACTACTACTGTATCATAGGCAAATGCCTTGTTATGAAAGATGCCACAACATGGTGGTCTTTTTATACTTATAACGGCTTAGAAgataatctttcaattaagatatttttcaactacAAGGTTGTTCTTCTCTGCGATGGCTACTCTTTCGATcttattaaaaaatctgTGTTCAGCTTCATAAGTAgtctttattttcaagaaagttCTACAAATTATATGAAGTTGTTACAAGCTTCTCTTAAACGTGAGAATGGCAATGTAGAAGGCAGTATTAGTTGTGAAAATAAGCTAGGgtctctttttttcttgaaactgCTATTCAGCTGCTTTCATAAACTAAAATATTTCGATGTGATGATACAATTCGTTGACAATATTCAGGCATGTTAcgaaagtgaaaaattgaatcagGAATTTGTAGAGGAAACGATCCAATACCTAAATAGCCGGTATGTTGATCAACTTAAGGACTGCTATTCATTCTCGTTGCTGACAAGAAAATTCGGAATTtcagatattgaaagagaaaaaagtaTTTTCAGAGATCGAATTGAAGTTATGAAAGATAATGGTGTCAGAGTTCTCtacatatttcaaaatctgaaCGCCGTATGTTCAAATGAAGAGCAATTACAGAGCTATCATTTAAAAGTTACCTCCCTATTCTATGGGTCGAATTTTAAGAATCCAATGTCACTCTTTTCGGATATCATAAAAGGCATGATTGGCGTGACGAACCCATCCTTTCGCAAATATACAGAGGCGTACCTggcatattttttgattttgattaataattatatatcaGCAGAGTTTTCTCTATTGACGCCGAGAGACTTTTTGACTATCTGTCGCCTACACAAGATATTATGTCAAAATCTAAGTTCAGATAGTACTATCCAGGGTGGCAATTACATTCTGAAGAAAGCATGCCTAACATTTCAGCTTCAAGCCTTGAGGATCTCTAATGGATTTTGGGAACATGAAAAGTTACTGAAACTGACAAGGGATTACTGcttatttacaaaaaaatcaacGAACGTCCCTCTTCCCGAACTATCTGCTCAAATAGAGCAAATTTGGACCAAAAATGGTTGTGCGGGCGTCGATAATTTAACTAAACTATATTCTTACGATGATTTGACAGTTGCTAAACtaactgaaaaattatcagCATATACTGGGCTAACGTAGTCACTATATACATATAGTACATTCATTTAATATATGCTCCTGAAAAAAGATGCCATAAGGCCAAAATCTCAGTTAATGATTATTATAAGGGAATATATACTTAACTTACATAGATAATAAGTTATACTAGTGATGATATTTGTATGAATGACATATAAACAACGTATCACATGGATATTATGGAGAAAATGTAGTAATagtcattttttgattaCCTGGGTACTTTGAGCCAGACAAACATGGTATGTTTCCTAAAAAAGAGTATGTCAAGAAGACTTAGCTACTATCCGtcttttttaaatatttttttagaTTAACAGCTACCTTAGCAACACCATGTGTTTCTGCTTTACAGATAAAACATTTTGAGTCTTTTTCCACTCTCTTCATGAAACAGGCGGAACAAAAGTAGTGATTGCAGCTAGTGACAATAGGCGATTTATAATCTTCGTTACACAGTACACATTTGAAAGGAATATCctctaattctttttgaacCTCGTCATTATTTCCATTGTTATCAACATCCCATTCTTTGTTTAACTTCCAACCTGCTTTAAAATCATCTCTCGAATGCAAAAATTTACAGCTATCACCATAGCCACAGTACCCAGTTTGTTTGTAATCCTTACAGACGTCTGGTTGATAATCTGTTACAATAGTGGTACGTACATTAAACGGCTGTAAAATCTGTTTACTTGCATTAAATTTGCTCTTATTAATGGAAATCAAggcattattattatcgccactttttttgaagtcaGCTTGCTTGAAGTTACGTTCATTATTCAGTATATCAGATTTTGTagcttcattttcagtCGAGAGTAGCTTATACGCACTATCATCAGGCAATATGTTATCATCCTCCAATGACAATTTTGGAACAGAATCACCTTTCTTCACGGCAATATTGTTTTTGGCTCTTTCTGATTCAtccaatttctttcttttattcTGTAAACCGTCACCAGACAGCttgcttcttttcttgaacaTCGACGCTAGCACTGCAATGTATTGATCTATCAACGGTTGATGCCTATACAAATCGATGAGcttatttaaatttataatcTTAAATCTCGATCACGTGATCATTCAAGAAGAGAATCCCGGGCACAGCAGGAAATGCACCCTAGGGCTTCATGGCAAATGCCTTTGAATGGTCGACAAATTGGTCCGAACCCTACCTTAGGATACTTCACACGTGAAGTAAATGAAAATTAGGGTTCGAATATCAATTaggaaaaaataaactttgAGCCAAGCATTTGTAGGATGCTATTTGGAGAAGGACCCTAGTATGGACCTGCCAACAAAGATAAGAACGACATCCTTAGCTACTGGTTAATAATGGCTGAGAACCTGGGGAAGGATCATGTTGTGAGGGCAGAGTTTCTTAATCAACATCAATACAGAATTGGTGGGAATACAAGTAAGATCTTCCAAGATAAGGCGAAAAGTGATGGTTCTAATTCCAACATTCAAGCATCTGACAATGGATCTGCTTTATTGAACTCAACACCTCCGATGATAACAAAAGCTTTGATTAATCTGTAtccatatttgataattttagATAAAGTGTTAACTATATTAACGTGGTCATCCTCAGATATATGGCCCAGTGTCCTGATGTGTTTGGTATATCTGATATTCCTATTATACTTACATCCAATTGTGAAGTACCTTGGTCATATCATCATTGTAACATTATTGTTCGGTTATTGTAAGCTGgataaatatatcaatgGAGCTGTTAGTCAAAGGGCTTCATTAGAAGATATCACCATTATAATGGAGCGTGtctcattgaaatttgatttacTGCTCTCACCTTTGACACGTCTCACTTTACAAGACATTGAAAGACTTATGCTAACGACGATATTACTATCTCCAATTCATATTCTACTAATATCTCTCCTAATGTCCCCTCAAAGATATGTTTTAACCATCGGAATATTTGCATTAACCTACCACTCTCCATGGGCAAAAGTGACAAGAAGACTACTAtggaaattcaaatttataagAAAGTTTGTATTCTATATGACAGGGCTAGATATGGGAGGAATCAGCACATTAAGAAGGGCATCATCTGCTTTATTGATCAAAAAGAAGGTTGAAGAAACtatagaaaatgatgacACCGACAAGCCAATCAAGTTCACTTACGTTTTGTatgaaaatcaaagaaaatggcTCGGTATTGGATGGAA is part of the Kazachstania africana CBS 2517 chromosome 1, complete genome genome and encodes:
- the MMS22 gene encoding Mms22p (similar to Saccharomyces cerevisiae MMS22 (YLR320W); ancestral locus Anc_4.136) gives rise to the protein MSITEFSDVVISDSEDDGAQSTNILFNITEDLDVDTSSVENGDTDATEEANVTQTSHTVNDGNVPLMKANYEAGELPTYAGSRWSLRKRKAIQKMPYSLERIKHRQLLEGFDVSSFDFVSNQVNLPDRIYTAANDAAPVTEATLNGDLQWETADEQSSSSFEEGQKLHDTETLPEYRRSSSIRQHEVTEQASGESDQNLTSEDEVELNEVVFRGRKINVKTGYRGILPKMAWKRELKRGKSKNSGQSLRNHEVTGKKGIAVRKTVKTVLTNQDDDLMNDIVADGNYNSSIEYDPADFYLKRDQKDYLHDNDTINEVNRYYQDKYNDKYLLLDSSDEEVLEVQPVIATNKGSVNDEAGLSLMHSRTKNALSDLVEIMSDDNLLEAPESDRQTYLIESGEYNRGEIDPGLAHRKTRNKRRHNNGRTSTIDNYFHTKDRPIRLTKISIRNTSNKPRITRYTPQTVHRKASRTSEGEINSRKGQSLGLNFSKKSSDENTKKIKSKRRSDMTIKNPIFTTVVEALGDKIITMHQKASKVSSEFDHIPEDKITYVDYKLPALEAFYSNNAIDPPNLSRILISGKSYTLSRFNSLETINTINQIYDAIIEVGASEKELIDSCKTMSTFILHLNLPTLYEATAEFHKKFYIKVNKMRKKTKSIFFYELSSCQWLLLQISKFTNISNSKKLHIETEILHNIVHFFKALSRFDEDALQKDDECFFESYNILATVVDILGKKDDLWDLLEEQKFSPQLSFIICNIFPTKQERWGILEVKEKYTDFVQSFRFTKYCISSCHWPITDDILLLYDRIFKKRRFNDFPEEHVFSKRNYVVSSLEASIPNGTMFNKYLTLLTVSNISQSMLERLIPISDISKEDTAPTLINRMNLILILASRSNTNLEKRFEKIANELLTVSYAKSHELKNQKRLYEAFLNGIIFLLENNSSKNLPLRVRYLSLIYKNFIHNKPEIELVWSDFLKKLSGSLLLAKKHRVNILRDLYPNLVLMVQRDTVDKDAFMLMGMYIKYLDAFKAAWIQNSLLPLIKNKANTSIDWVHYYCIIGKCLVMKDATTWWSFYTYNGLEDNLSIKIFFNYKVVLLCDGYSFDLIKKSVFSFISSLYFQESSTNYMKLLQASLKRENGNVEGSISCENKLGSLFFLKLLFSCFHKLKYFDVMIQFVDNIQACYESEKLNQEFVEETIQYLNSRYVDQLKDCYSFSLLTRKFGISDIEREKSIFRDRIEVMKDNGVRVLYIFQNLNAVCSNEEQLQSYHLKVTSLFYGSNFKNPMSLFSDIIKGMIGVTNPSFRKYTEAYLAYFLILINNYISAEFSLLTPRDFLTICRLHKILCQNLSSDSTIQGGNYILKKACLTFQLQALRISNGFWEHEKLLKLTRDYCLFTKKSTNVPLPELSAQIEQIWTKNGCAGVDNLTKLYSYDDLTVAKLTEKLSAYTGLT
- the PEX30 gene encoding peroxisome biogenesis protein (similar to Saccharomyces cerevisiae PEX31 (YGR004W) and PEX30 (YLR324W); ancestral locus Anc_4.140) encodes the protein MAENLGKDHVVRAEFLNQHQYRIGGNTSKIFQDKAKSDGSNSNIQASDNGSALLNSTPPMITKALINLYPYLIILDKVLTILTWSSSDIWPSVLMCLVYLIFLLYLHPIVKYLGHIIIVTLLFGYCKLDKYINGAVSQRASLEDITIIMERVSLKFDLLLSPLTRLTLQDIERLMLTTILLSPIHILLISLLMSPQRYVLTIGIFALTYHSPWAKVTRRLLWKFKFIRKFVFYMTGLDMGGISTLRRASSALLIKKKVEETIENDDTDKPIKFTYVLYENQRKWLGIGWKPNMLGYERTSWTDEFLNEAPMPKDFQLPEEKTSMKWKWVDANWKLDLTNDGAIPVTGATKTNENPGIDDGFIYYDNGWNKPSAHESFSKYTRRRRWIRTAELVNDDTHKEGAPSNTEDISAVLSEEASEDTHYEPEVLTKVRNRSVASHHSK
- the CWC24 gene encoding U2-type spliceosomal complex subunit CWC24 (similar to Saccharomyces cerevisiae CWC24 (YLR323C); ancestral locus Anc_4.139) — protein: MFKKRSKLSGDGLQNKRKKLDESERAKNNIAVKKGDSVPKLSLEDDNILPDDSAYKLLSTENEATKSDILNNERNFKQADFKKSGDNNNALISINKSKFNASKQILQPFNVRTTIVTDYQPDVCKDYKQTGYCGYGDSCKFLHSRDDFKAGWKLNKEWDVDNNGNNDEVQKELEDIPFKCVLCNEDYKSPIVTSCNHYFCSACFMKRVEKDSKCFICKAETHGVAKVAVNLKKYLKKTDSS